DNA from Myxococcus guangdongensis:
ATCACCTGAACCCCGGCAACATCATCCTGGCCAAGCTCCTCGGCAAGAGCGTTCAACGGAACAGCAGGACGTGCCTCGGCAAATGCAGTCAGCGAATCGAACCCACGTTCGCGAGCCCGTTCATAGAGGCGCGCTTTCCAGTTCCCCTGCCATGAACGACCGTCCGTCATCGACTGCTTCCCTTCGTGAACTTCATGGGGACGTCGTAGCGCTTCATACGGGAAGCGACAATGTTCAGGGCCTCATTCCGCGTCAACATGCGCCCAGCTTCGACCTCAGCTTCATGCAGAGCCTCCATGATCATCCGGCTCCACTCTCCGGGCCACGTGCGTCCCAGCTTCCAGTTTCCTCCTCCGTGAATCGCCTCGTGGTGAGACCGCTCCAATCGGACACAAAAGTTGTCGATGTCCATGTCGCCCTTGAAGCCTCGCGCTTCGAACCACTCACGGTGCTCCTTCGGCATGACGTGGTGCTTCGGTGCCTCGGACATGCCCGCACCTGCTCTGCCCGTCACGTGCATGCCTCGCACCTCGGGACTGTCACCCAGCGCCTCTCGCACGCCCTCGGGCAGGTCCTGGTGCGCCTGCGCCATCATCACCTGCCCACCGTGGATGCGGACCGCGGCGCTCACGACCGGAAGCGAGATGACACCCGCCTGCACCAGCCGCCGCATCATCTCCACCCACTCCGCGGAGACGACCAGTTGCGAGCCCGCCATGACGCCCCCCGAGCTCATCACGAGCCCCATACCGAGCGTCGCGGGCGCCGCTGGGGGCGGCCGGGGTAGCGACATCTTCAGCGTGGAGACCAGGGCCAGCATCTCCATCACCTGCACCGCCACCATCACCTTGCCGCCCACCTCCATCGCCGAGCGCGCGTCCCTGTGAATCGTGTCGAACTCGTGACTCAGCCTCCCCATCAACTCGGGCATCTCGGCCGCAGCCACCTCGACGCGCTCGGGGTCGCCTGACGCAAGCTCCTTCAGCGCGGGCTCCATCAAGCCCTGCACCCGGTGCAGGTCCGCGAACAGCCTCTCCGTGCCGTACATGGGACAGTCCCGCAGCAAGGCATCAGCAAGCTGGAGGAAGTCCACCCATGTGGCCAGCAGCAGGGCTCCGAACATCGCGCCTTGGAGTCGCGGCCCCGCCATGCGCAGGACGCCCAGCTCCATGTCCGAGTCCTCCACCTCCGACGCGACTCCCGCCAGCGCGGTGGCACTCCCCAGCACTTCTCGCAGCCACGCCCGTTGATTGGCACCGTGG
Protein-coding regions in this window:
- a CDS encoding DUF2380 domain-containing protein, whose protein sequence is MLKAIDEVKQSMERSEAMRSQLASRSSARGGRSLGGAFTRYLDHGANQRAWLREVLGSATALAGVASEVEDSDMELGVLRMAGPRLQGAMFGALLLATWVDFLQLADALLRDCPMYGTERLFADLHRVQGLMEPALKELASGDPERVEVAAAEMPELMGRLSHEFDTIHRDARSAMEVGGKVMVAVQVMEMLALVSTLKMSLPRPPPAAPATLGMGLVMSSGGVMAGSQLVVSAEWVEMMRRLVQAGVISLPVVSAAVRIHGGQVMMAQAHQDLPEGVREALGDSPEVRGMHVTGRAGAGMSEAPKHHVMPKEHREWFEARGFKGDMDIDNFCVRLERSHHEAIHGGGNWKLGRTWPGEWSRMIMEALHEAEVEAGRMLTRNEALNIVASRMKRYDVPMKFTKGSSR